DNA from Terriglobales bacterium:
AGAAAGGAGACTCTCATGAACGCAGTGGTATTCCGTGGAGTCGGCGATATCCGGCTCGAAAACGTCCCTGAGCCCGAAATTCAGAAACCTAATGATGCGATCGTCCGCCTCACCGCGAGTGCCATTTGCGGAACCGACCTTCACATGGTCCGCGGCACCATGGCCGGCATGAAGCCTGGAACCATTTTGGGACACGAAGGCGTTGGTATCGTAGAGGAAGTCGGCAGCGCCGTTCGCAACTTCAAGCCGGGAGACCGCGTCGTGATTCCTTCGACCATCGCTTGCGGCAACTGCTCATACTGCCGCCAGGGCTATTACTCTCAGTGCGATAAAGCCAATCCCAATGGACCCGACGCTGGAACCGCCTTCTTCGGTGGACCGCAATCGACGGGACCATTCGACGGACTGCAAGCCGAGTACGCACGTGTTCCGTTTGCAAACGTCGGACTCGTAAAGATCCCGGAAGGAGTCTCCGACGATCAGGCAATCCTCATCTCTGACATTGTGCCCACTGCCTGGATGGCTGCAGAGTTAGCTGAGATCTGCTCCGGCAATACCGTGGCTGTGTTTGGATGCGGCCCCGTCGGACAGTTCGTGATT
Protein-coding regions in this window:
- a CDS encoding alcohol dehydrogenase catalytic domain-containing protein; this encodes MNAVVFRGVGDIRLENVPEPEIQKPNDAIVRLTASAICGTDLHMVRGTMAGMKPGTILGHEGVGIVEEVGSAVRNFKPGDRVVIPSTIACGNCSYCRQGYYSQCDKANPNGPDAGTAFFGGPQSTGPFDGLQAEYARVPFANVGLVKIPEGVSDDQAILISDIVPTAWMAAELAEICSGNTVAVFGCGPVGQFVI